One region of Chloroflexota bacterium genomic DNA includes:
- a CDS encoding Gfo/Idh/MocA family oxidoreductase has translation MTDNGKLGVGVVGIGWVSHQHIDTLVKNPHTEIVGLCSGSLENAQNAKEEHGLSNAHCYNDYEQMLKQDNLDVIFICSTNEKHVDQAIAGAEAGNHLLIEKPAALSWEGLKSIAAAVDKAGVVACEGFELHWSPYFLIVHKLIKANAFGNIFYGECDYFSANWPQWYVGYNWVKTREQGGSALAAAGCHAVDALLQFMPGEVDHVVGHWGNFTKTFDWEGTVLSVISYKDGRIGKVGCILEGNNPYSFNVRLHGDRGTLVGNKFHSETLIGERMTEQTDWATFETIMPDTPEVSHHPFQPQTDHFIDCILNNKKPEVDINDALKIDEVIFAAERSASLGGEPVKLPLE, from the coding sequence ATGACAGACAATGGCAAGCTTGGGGTCGGTGTGGTCGGCATCGGCTGGGTATCGCACCAGCACATCGATACCCTGGTCAAGAACCCGCATACGGAGATTGTCGGTCTCTGCAGCGGTAGCCTGGAAAACGCGCAGAACGCCAAGGAAGAGCACGGGTTGAGCAACGCCCACTGCTACAACGACTACGAGCAGATGCTGAAGCAGGACAACCTGGACGTCATCTTCATCTGCTCCACCAACGAGAAGCACGTGGACCAAGCGATAGCGGGCGCGGAGGCCGGCAATCACCTGCTCATCGAGAAGCCCGCCGCGCTGAGTTGGGAAGGCCTGAAATCCATCGCGGCAGCCGTGGACAAGGCCGGCGTGGTAGCGTGCGAGGGCTTTGAGCTGCACTGGAGCCCTTACTTCCTGATCGTGCACAAGCTCATCAAGGCCAACGCCTTCGGCAACATCTTCTACGGCGAGTGCGACTACTTCAGCGCCAACTGGCCGCAGTGGTACGTCGGTTACAACTGGGTGAAGACCCGCGAGCAGGGCGGTTCCGCGCTGGCAGCCGCCGGTTGCCACGCCGTGGACGCGCTGCTCCAGTTCATGCCCGGCGAGGTCGATCACGTGGTGGGCCATTGGGGCAACTTCACGAAGACGTTCGATTGGGAAGGCACCGTGCTTAGCGTGATCAGCTACAAGGACGGCCGCATCGGCAAGGTCGGCTGCATCCTGGAGGGCAACAATCCTTATTCGTTCAACGTGCGCCTGCACGGCGACCGCGGCACGTTGGTGGGGAATAAGTTCCATTCGGAGACCCTCATCGGCGAGCGCATGACCGAGCAGACCGACTGGGCGACCTTCGAGACCATCATGCCGGATACGCCGGAAGTCTCGCACCACCCCTTCCAGCCGCAGACAGACCACTTCATCGACTGCATCCTGAACAATAAGAAGCCGGAAGTGGACATCAACGACGCCTTGAAGATCGACGAGGTCATCTTCGCGGCGGAACGGTCGGCCAGCCTGGGCGGCGAGCCCGTCAAGCTGCCGTTGGAATGA
- a CDS encoding VanZ family protein, whose translation MNFFASRRERRLWLWVLVVMAAIYATLGLAQTLAQALEERGLLDISIGLFLLCMFLVGVTILTQGLRVRPGGAEVAVVIGVVTAYLLVFTRMTVPTERSHLIEYGVVGVLVYEALTERSNQGRRVPLPPVLAILITAALGVLDEGIQWLLPNRVFDPVDILFNLLAGTMAVAASAALSWARRWTRLQRLGLK comes from the coding sequence ATGAATTTCTTTGCTTCACGTCGGGAACGCCGCCTCTGGCTGTGGGTGCTTGTCGTCATGGCGGCGATTTACGCCACGCTGGGGCTCGCACAAACGCTGGCGCAGGCATTGGAAGAGCGGGGCCTGCTGGATATCTCCATCGGACTCTTCCTCCTCTGCATGTTCCTGGTGGGTGTGACCATCCTCACGCAGGGTCTGCGAGTGCGGCCGGGCGGAGCGGAAGTCGCCGTAGTCATCGGCGTCGTAACCGCCTATTTGCTGGTGTTCACCCGCATGACGGTGCCGACCGAGCGCTCGCACCTCATCGAGTACGGCGTCGTCGGCGTGCTTGTCTATGAGGCCCTCACCGAGCGCAGCAACCAAGGCCGCCGCGTGCCGCTGCCCCCCGTGCTCGCTATCCTGATTACGGCAGCCCTGGGCGTGCTTGACGAGGGCATCCAATGGCTGCTGCCCAACCGGGTGTTCGATCCGGTAGACATCCTATTCAATCTGCTCGCCGGTACCATGGCCGTAGCCGCCAGCGCGGCGTTGTCGTGGGCGCGGCGGTGGACGCGCTTGCAGAGGTTGGGGCTGAAGTAA
- a CDS encoding LamG domain-containing protein, with protein MADSSGHRTSQKRINVDQVQAGEHRMSTDTGLLAHWKFNGDCRDSSGNGNHGINRGADLAAVGRDSSAYGAARFDGRAAHVEVPAGDMPALAEGDFTLSAWVELPPDGANLHGDILSKYDPVTRSGLNFGTLNFAGVTAAQAHHCNLHFGIDDGAQEPTWVDCGRPGNNLRVYSLAVYNGDLYTGTFEWGADEAGHMYRYAGGQTWEDCGSPDQSNTVASLAVFRGELYAGTSCYRAGGSALEDSPNKHPGGAIYRYMGDASWEYCGRLAGAESIAGMAVYNGELYAIPLYSQGVFRYLGGQDWEYCGTPGRRMMAITVFKGHLYGAGNEGGGVFRYDGGTDWTPCGFQEGVTQVYSFAAYRGELYVGTWPNGTVFRWDGQETWEDVGRLEDEKEVMAMAVYNGKLYAGTLPLANVYRYEGGATWTNTGQLDTTPDVKYRRVWSMAIFQGKLFGGTLPSGRVYSMEAGANVTYDRALAPGWRHLTAVRAGNQLRLYVDGVAVSTSDATAHVPGSIANDQPLRIGFGQHDHFNGSLADVRVYGRALSAAEIAALQETT; from the coding sequence GTGGCAGATTCATCTGGCCACCGTACAAGCCAGAAACGCATTAACGTCGATCAGGTACAAGCGGGAGAACATCGCATGAGCACCGACACCGGACTCTTGGCACATTGGAAATTCAACGGCGATTGCCGGGACTCCTCCGGCAACGGCAACCACGGCATAAACCGGGGCGCGGATCTCGCCGCCGTGGGACGCGACAGCAGTGCCTACGGCGCCGCGCGCTTCGACGGCCGTGCCGCGCATGTGGAAGTACCTGCCGGCGACATGCCGGCCCTCGCTGAGGGTGACTTCACGCTCTCCGCCTGGGTGGAGCTGCCGCCCGACGGCGCGAACCTACACGGCGACATCCTCAGCAAGTACGATCCCGTCACCCGCTCCGGCCTGAACTTCGGCACCTTAAACTTTGCTGGAGTTACAGCCGCCCAGGCCCACCACTGCAACCTGCATTTCGGCATCGACGACGGCGCGCAGGAGCCAACGTGGGTGGACTGCGGCCGCCCGGGCAACAACCTGCGCGTCTACTCCCTGGCCGTCTACAACGGCGACCTCTACACCGGCACCTTCGAATGGGGTGCCGACGAGGCCGGGCACATGTACCGGTACGCGGGCGGGCAGACGTGGGAAGACTGCGGCAGTCCCGATCAAAGCAATACCGTGGCATCGCTGGCGGTGTTTCGAGGTGAGCTCTATGCCGGTACGTCCTGCTATAGGGCTGGCGGCTCCGCGCTGGAGGATTCGCCGAATAAGCATCCCGGCGGAGCTATCTACCGCTACATGGGAGACGCATCGTGGGAGTACTGCGGGCGCTTGGCAGGGGCAGAGTCAATTGCCGGCATGGCCGTCTACAACGGCGAGCTCTACGCTATTCCGCTGTACAGCCAAGGCGTCTTTCGCTATTTGGGCGGACAAGACTGGGAATACTGCGGTACGCCCGGCCGCCGCATGATGGCGATCACCGTCTTCAAGGGACACCTCTACGGCGCGGGCAACGAGGGCGGCGGCGTCTTTCGCTACGACGGCGGCACCGATTGGACGCCCTGCGGCTTCCAGGAAGGGGTGACCCAGGTGTATTCCTTTGCCGCCTACCGGGGTGAACTCTACGTGGGCACGTGGCCGAATGGCACCGTCTTTCGCTGGGACGGTCAGGAAACGTGGGAGGATGTGGGCCGCCTGGAAGACGAGAAGGAAGTAATGGCCATGGCGGTGTACAACGGCAAGCTCTACGCGGGCACGCTGCCCCTGGCGAATGTCTACCGCTACGAGGGCGGCGCCACGTGGACGAATACGGGCCAACTGGATACTACGCCGGACGTGAAGTACCGGCGCGTGTGGTCCATGGCGATCTTCCAAGGGAAGCTCTTTGGCGGCACGCTGCCGTCGGGACGGGTCTACTCAATGGAGGCCGGGGCCAACGTAACGTACGACCGCGCCCTGGCTCCCGGTTGGCGGCATCTCACCGCCGTCCGGGCAGGCAATCAGCTTCGGCTCTACGTGGACGGCGTGGCGGTGTCTACTTCCGACGCCACGGCGCACGTTCCCGGCTCCATAGCGAACGACCAACCGTTGCGTATCGGCTTCGGTCAGCACGACCACTTCAACGGCAGCCTGGCCGACGTGCGCGTGTACGGGCGTGCCTTGAGCGCTGCGGAGATAGCCGCGCTCCAGGAAACCACGTAG
- a CDS encoding XRE family transcriptional regulator: MSGRHPFSELTGDFTPERRRRIDEIKRELLAEMPLRELRRARALTQRELAETLKVNQPAVSKLEQRADVYVSSLRSYIEAVGGKLKIIAEFPEGEVAIANFSDVGEEEEDSV, from the coding sequence ATGAGTGGACGCCATCCGTTCAGCGAACTGACCGGGGACTTCACACCGGAACGCCGTCGGCGCATCGACGAGATTAAGCGGGAGTTGCTCGCGGAAATGCCCTTGCGCGAGTTGCGCCGGGCTCGTGCGCTGACCCAGCGAGAACTCGCCGAGACGCTGAAGGTAAATCAGCCCGCCGTCTCCAAATTGGAGCAACGAGCCGATGTGTACGTGTCCAGCCTCCGTTCCTACATCGAGGCCGTGGGGGGAAAGCTGAAGATCATCGCCGAGTTTCCCGAAGGCGAGGTGGCCATCGCCAACTTCTCAGATGTGGGGGAAGAGGAAGAAGACTCCGTCTGA
- a CDS encoding extracellular solute-binding protein, which yields MNSRTEFHMTRRRMLAGTGAAAGAVLFAACAQGGMAPTMGDAPASDEMEEAVEMPAIGMRPTNFWAIDMGGSNWVQGIGEQIVAEYHEANPDEQVNVIVTTYGDTINKLPTVVAGGISPDISYIDAYLPKDFGVRGIAADITNYVKASTVIDPEDYYPRVVFDSTYRGHWFGLPWAPTVFTYFYNKDVFVEVGLDPDSGPANWDELDSAIQQTLKKEGDNIERLGFWYGNSSLVWWLVPFWQQGGRLLSDDELTSTIDNETMETAFNLTLRFFDLQGGLDAMNAFRGDERHQHLFSTGRCAMWTDVMNITRFAQYEEAFATINVGVDTYPVAEGGSPAAYRGGGAHLMPEGSNNPDGAFKFLEWLFLEPNDRRFNDVRDSLPARRSVAQSPEFTQGDPLRIQGAREMDGAQWVVSAPGGRRIIGIHVGMANSIWNREKTVPEALADGNAQVQQALDEALENSVVDF from the coding sequence ATGAATAGTCGTACTGAATTCCACATGACACGGCGTCGCATGCTCGCGGGCACGGGCGCCGCGGCGGGTGCGGTGCTCTTTGCCGCGTGCGCCCAAGGCGGCATGGCCCCCACCATGGGGGACGCGCCGGCGTCCGACGAGATGGAAGAAGCCGTGGAGATGCCGGCCATTGGGATGCGGCCCACGAACTTCTGGGCCATCGACATGGGCGGCAGTAACTGGGTCCAGGGCATCGGCGAGCAGATCGTCGCCGAGTACCACGAGGCCAACCCTGATGAGCAGGTCAACGTCATCGTCACGACCTATGGCGACACCATCAACAAGCTGCCCACGGTGGTCGCCGGCGGCATCTCGCCCGACATCTCGTATATCGACGCCTACTTGCCGAAAGACTTCGGCGTACGCGGCATTGCCGCAGACATCACGAATTATGTCAAGGCATCGACCGTCATCGACCCAGAAGACTATTACCCCCGCGTCGTCTTCGACTCGACCTATCGCGGCCACTGGTTCGGGCTGCCCTGGGCGCCCACGGTCTTTACCTATTTCTACAACAAAGACGTCTTCGTGGAAGTGGGTCTGGATCCGGACAGCGGACCGGCGAATTGGGACGAGCTCGACTCGGCCATCCAGCAAACGCTCAAGAAAGAGGGCGACAACATCGAGCGCCTCGGCTTCTGGTACGGCAACAGCTCCCTGGTGTGGTGGCTGGTACCGTTCTGGCAGCAGGGCGGCCGCTTGCTCAGCGACGATGAGCTGACGTCCACCATCGACAACGAGACGATGGAGACCGCCTTCAACTTGACGCTGCGGTTCTTCGACTTGCAGGGCGGCCTGGACGCCATGAACGCCTTCAGGGGCGACGAGCGGCATCAACACCTCTTCTCCACCGGCCGTTGCGCCATGTGGACCGACGTGATGAACATCACGCGGTTCGCGCAGTATGAGGAGGCCTTTGCCACGATCAACGTCGGCGTGGACACGTACCCGGTGGCGGAGGGCGGCTCGCCCGCGGCCTATCGCGGCGGCGGCGCGCACCTCATGCCGGAAGGCTCCAACAACCCGGACGGCGCGTTCAAATTCCTCGAGTGGCTCTTCCTGGAGCCGAACGACCGCCGCTTCAACGACGTGCGCGACAGTTTGCCGGCCCGCCGCTCGGTGGCCCAAAGCCCCGAATTCACCCAGGGCGACCCGCTGCGCATCCAGGGCGCCCGCGAGATGGACGGCGCCCAGTGGGTGGTCAGCGCCCCCGGCGGACGCAGGATCATCGGCATCCACGTGGGCATGGCCAATTCCATCTGGAACCGCGAAAAGACGGTGCCGGAAGCGCTGGCCGACGGCAATGCACAGGTGCAGCAGGCGCTGGACGAAGCGCTGGAGAACTCAGTCGTCGATTTCTAG
- a CDS encoding DUF2851 family protein yields the protein MSTAASALAPVESLREEVVAQLWQACPWGAKLLRTTAGEEIQVVYPGRRNLGPGPDFLDAIIALDGRRLRHGHVEVHTATSAWRAHGHTADPAYHNVILHVVWADDGPLAGGPLRTLALAPHYPAGLPETYAAHRLPDFQPCADLHTKADAMTVGMLFATLGERRMRKKAVQMLAAIESHGAEQTLYAGLLDALGYSQNREPFGLLSEALPWPVVAASFGGKAATALHGEALFLGAAGLLPSQRNAAPHTGTACRASTKHDRAYVRELETLWEQFHLEPAVSTAAWVRGGVRPANAPTRRVAAAGHLCARLAEAGPVQFCQALREEVDQPQLFRQLVNAFRLPASCSRYWAVHCDFGVPLRGAAQSLVGAERAREILINVLLPFMFALGEHTGDSDVADWAVASLRHAPAGGMNRLIRSMRDDVYGLPPKYVSMTAARQQGLLHIYHAWCREKRCDACAVGQMLGENPKQP from the coding sequence ATGAGCACCGCTGCGTCCGCGCTTGCCCCTGTCGAAAGCCTGCGCGAAGAGGTTGTTGCGCAGCTCTGGCAGGCGTGCCCTTGGGGTGCCAAACTCCTGCGCACCACGGCCGGGGAAGAGATTCAGGTCGTGTATCCTGGGCGGCGCAACCTGGGCCCCGGACCGGACTTTCTCGATGCCATCATCGCGCTCGATGGGCGTAGGCTGCGCCACGGCCACGTGGAGGTGCATACGGCCACGTCCGCTTGGCGCGCCCACGGCCATACAGCCGATCCGGCCTACCACAACGTCATTCTCCACGTGGTGTGGGCAGACGACGGCCCGCTTGCGGGCGGTCCGCTGCGCACGCTGGCGTTAGCCCCACACTACCCCGCCGGTTTGCCGGAAACGTACGCGGCGCACCGCCTTCCTGATTTCCAGCCCTGTGCAGATCTCCATACCAAGGCCGATGCCATGACCGTCGGCATGTTGTTCGCGACGCTGGGCGAACGGCGCATGCGCAAGAAAGCAGTGCAAATGCTAGCCGCAATCGAAAGCCACGGCGCGGAGCAGACGCTCTACGCGGGCCTGTTGGATGCACTGGGCTACAGCCAGAATCGGGAGCCCTTCGGTCTCCTCAGTGAGGCCCTGCCGTGGCCGGTGGTGGCAGCAAGCTTTGGCGGAAAGGCCGCCACGGCACTGCACGGCGAAGCGCTCTTCCTCGGCGCAGCGGGGCTGCTGCCCTCCCAACGCAACGCTGCCCCGCACACGGGCACGGCGTGCCGTGCCTCTACCAAGCACGATCGGGCATATGTACGGGAACTTGAAACGCTGTGGGAGCAGTTTCACTTAGAACCGGCAGTGTCCACCGCGGCCTGGGTGCGCGGCGGCGTGCGCCCCGCAAACGCACCTACGCGGCGCGTAGCAGCGGCGGGTCACCTCTGCGCCCGGCTGGCGGAGGCGGGACCGGTGCAATTCTGCCAAGCGCTCCGTGAGGAAGTGGATCAGCCGCAGCTATTCCGACAGTTGGTCAATGCATTCAGGCTTCCGGCGTCTTGCTCACGCTATTGGGCCGTTCATTGTGACTTTGGGGTCCCTTTGCGCGGCGCGGCGCAGAGCCTCGTTGGCGCGGAACGGGCCCGCGAAATCCTAATCAACGTGTTGCTGCCGTTCATGTTCGCGCTTGGCGAGCACACCGGCGACTCTGACGTAGCCGATTGGGCCGTCGCCAGTTTGCGTCACGCGCCGGCCGGTGGCATGAACCGACTCATTCGGAGCATGCGTGACGACGTTTATGGTTTGCCGCCGAAATACGTATCCATGACCGCAGCGCGTCAGCAGGGCCTATTGCACATCTACCACGCCTGGTGCCGGGAGAAGCGCTGCGACGCGTGTGCGGTGGGTCAGATGCTCGGTGAGAACCCAAAGCAACCGTGA
- a CDS encoding Gfo/Idh/MocA family oxidoreductase, producing the protein MDVVNVGFAGTGGIAQSHARGLAAVPQARIVAAADVRAEAVREFAAAYDVPQAETDYRAVLDSPAVDAVIICLPHALHGPAAIAAAQAGKHVLSEKPLGVTVAECDAIIAACREANVNLMVGHTHRFIYEHLRALELLRAGAIGDVLHIHDSIIGATRHKDLAWRGVPALAGGGVFMDNGVHSADRLRWWIGSEVTAITARVGHYGARTEGEDHGVAHLEFANGATATMEISLIATPTMGRCRAEVTGANGAMEIATWRHLKVAGADDEEWETLTFPRDRSQFIREDGEFVASILEARAPSVTGEDGKRAVAIVQGIYEASASGKTVYLDA; encoded by the coding sequence ATGGATGTGGTGAATGTCGGCTTTGCGGGTACCGGCGGCATTGCGCAGTCGCACGCGCGCGGGCTGGCCGCCGTTCCCCAAGCGCGGATCGTGGCGGCGGCGGATGTCAGAGCAGAAGCTGTGCGCGAATTCGCGGCTGCGTATGACGTCCCGCAAGCGGAGACCGACTACCGCGCCGTGCTGGATAGTCCGGCGGTAGATGCGGTCATTATCTGCCTGCCCCACGCGTTGCACGGCCCAGCCGCGATCGCCGCGGCGCAGGCGGGCAAGCACGTGCTCTCCGAAAAGCCGCTGGGCGTGACCGTTGCCGAGTGCGATGCCATCATTGCGGCCTGCCGGGAAGCCAACGTCAACCTCATGGTGGGCCATACGCACCGCTTTATCTATGAGCACCTGCGGGCCTTGGAGCTGCTGCGCGCGGGGGCGATTGGGGACGTGCTCCACATTCACGACTCCATCATCGGCGCGACCCGCCATAAGGACTTGGCCTGGCGCGGCGTGCCCGCACTGGCCGGCGGCGGTGTCTTCATGGATAACGGCGTGCACAGCGCCGACCGGCTGCGCTGGTGGATCGGGTCGGAGGTGACGGCGATCACCGCCCGCGTGGGCCATTACGGCGCGCGCACCGAAGGCGAGGACCACGGCGTGGCGCATCTCGAATTCGCGAACGGTGCCACGGCGACCATGGAAATCTCGTTGATTGCGACGCCCACGATGGGCCGCTGCCGCGCCGAGGTGACGGGCGCCAACGGTGCCATGGAGATCGCGACCTGGCGGCACCTTAAGGTAGCGGGAGCGGATGACGAGGAGTGGGAGACGCTGACGTTCCCTCGCGACCGCAGCCAGTTCATACGCGAGGACGGCGAGTTTGTGGCGAGCATCCTGGAAGCGCGCGCGCCAAGCGTCACCGGCGAGGACGGCAAGCGGGCCGTAGCTATCGTGCAGGGGATCTACGAGGCGTCGGCAAGCGGCAAGACCGTTTACCTGGACGCATAG
- a CDS encoding thiazole synthase has translation MTDALEIAGKQFTSRLMIGTGKYRTPAEMVQAIEASGAEIITVAIRRLDLSNPSEKTILDHIDWDRYTILPNTAGARTADEAIVTSKLARELTGSDWVKLEVQPDPASLLPDPVDTLLAAEALVKDGFVVLPYIHADPILARRLEDVGCATVMPLGSPIGSGQGIFTREEIELIVEQANVPVVVDAGLAVPSEASQSLEIGADAVLINTAIARAADPVLMAEGFRLGVEAGRKAYLAGRIAQQKFATPSSPVAGVVHA, from the coding sequence ATGACAGACGCGCTTGAAATAGCGGGGAAGCAATTCACGTCGCGGCTGATGATCGGCACCGGCAAATACCGCACGCCCGCGGAGATGGTGCAAGCCATCGAGGCATCCGGAGCCGAGATTATTACCGTGGCGATACGACGCCTCGATCTCAGCAATCCCTCGGAGAAGACGATTCTCGATCACATCGATTGGGACCGCTACACGATCTTGCCGAACACGGCCGGCGCCCGCACCGCGGACGAAGCGATTGTGACCTCTAAGTTGGCGCGGGAACTCACGGGATCGGACTGGGTCAAGCTGGAAGTACAGCCGGACCCGGCTTCGCTCTTGCCGGACCCGGTGGATACGCTGCTTGCCGCCGAGGCGCTCGTCAAGGACGGCTTCGTGGTACTGCCCTACATTCACGCCGATCCGATTCTGGCGCGGCGCTTGGAGGACGTGGGTTGCGCCACCGTGATGCCCCTCGGCTCGCCGATCGGTTCCGGCCAAGGCATCTTTACGCGGGAAGAGATCGAATTGATCGTCGAGCAGGCCAACGTGCCCGTGGTCGTGGACGCCGGGCTCGCCGTGCCGTCCGAAGCCTCCCAGTCGCTGGAGATCGGGGCGGACGCTGTGCTCATCAACACGGCAATCGCCCGCGCTGCAGACCCGGTGCTCATGGCGGAAGGCTTCCGTCTCGGCGTCGAGGCCGGACGCAAAGCCTACCTTGCCGGACGCATCGCGCAGCAGAAGTTCGCCACCCCCAGCAGTCCGGTAGCGGGAGTCGTCCACGCCTAG
- the thiE gene encoding thiamine phosphate synthase, which yields MKPQLPYPCLTLITRLSAPQGVAPPDSGPARRPGYPMLTRNPLASTLIQRVREGVEGGVHVVQVREKESFAKDLYTLAQQLRHITADRALLLINDRIDVALAVGADGVHLPEDGLPVQAARRLLGEDKLIGCSVHNVASALQCAQAGADFVHVGTLYATDSKPGRIPAGPQLVRDVAAAVDIPVIGVGGISAQNAPTVMAAGAHGVAVISALLDAPDTSEAAYELTSALAGRAQVQPQ from the coding sequence ATGAAACCCCAACTGCCATACCCCTGCCTCACGCTCATAACGCGCCTCAGCGCGCCGCAGGGCGTTGCGCCGCCGGATTCGGGTCCCGCACGGCGACCCGGCTACCCTATGCTTACACGGAATCCGCTTGCAAGCACGCTCATCCAGCGAGTCCGGGAAGGCGTGGAGGGCGGTGTACACGTGGTGCAAGTGCGGGAGAAAGAGTCATTCGCCAAGGACCTGTACACCCTTGCACAGCAATTGCGGCACATAACCGCGGACCGCGCGCTCTTGCTCATCAACGACCGCATCGACGTTGCCCTTGCCGTCGGCGCGGATGGAGTCCACTTGCCTGAGGACGGCCTGCCCGTGCAGGCGGCGCGCCGCTTGCTGGGCGAGGACAAACTGATCGGCTGTTCCGTGCATAACGTCGCCAGCGCCCTGCAATGTGCACAGGCCGGCGCGGACTTCGTGCACGTCGGCACACTGTATGCGACGGACTCCAAGCCGGGACGCATACCGGCCGGGCCGCAGTTGGTGCGTGACGTGGCGGCGGCAGTCGACATTCCCGTTATCGGGGTGGGAGGCATTTCGGCGCAGAACGCGCCTACCGTTATGGCAGCCGGCGCTCACGGCGTGGCCGTAATCAGCGCCCTGCTCGACGCTCCCGATACATCCGAGGCGGCATACGAGCTAACCAGCGCCCTTGCGGGGCGGGCACAGGTGCAACCGCAATGA
- the thiS gene encoding sulfur carrier protein ThiS, translated as MTADERIPHTEAEQPQSVRIRIRVNGEDRRLAARTALAAFLAAQDVPAQFVAVAVNNEVVRRADHPRVILQDGDVVEIVRMVGGGCGRQDKTGSAPATAHIDPGRRAHNEDPYPCRQKAQGQCP; from the coding sequence ATGACGGCAGATGAGCGAATCCCCCATACTGAAGCAGAACAACCGCAGTCGGTGCGCATCCGCATCAGGGTGAACGGGGAAGACCGGCGGTTGGCTGCACGTACGGCACTGGCTGCCTTTCTCGCGGCGCAAGACGTGCCGGCGCAATTCGTCGCCGTGGCCGTGAACAATGAGGTAGTCCGACGCGCCGACCACCCCCGCGTCATACTCCAAGATGGCGACGTCGTGGAGATCGTCCGCATGGTCGGCGGAGGCTGCGGCCGGCAGGACAAGACGGGTTCTGCCCCGGCTACCGCGCACATTGATCCCGGCCGGCGTGCGCACAATGAAGACCCATATCCATGCCGGCAGAAAGCGCAGGGACAATGTCCATGA
- the thiO gene encoding glycine oxidase ThiO: protein MTTEVAIVGGGIIGCALAYALAKDGVQVAVFEQERVGGQARIAAAGILGAGVEGDAKSPQSNLAAQSAKLYPAFAAELEAVTGLDATYTRSGALTIVFGKTQAMFLEHQAGVLAAAGQRVAWLEPVTLQATEPLLSTKARGALFFQDDAHVYAPQLMHVLTLAAVALGVTLHEYTPVHSFLTAGERVTGLQTAAGPVHADHVVIAAGAWSRSLGDHLGISLPLKPTRGQVMVLETYDRPLRRVVFGAGGYLAPKQDGRIVVGATEEDAGFERENTAGGVAFLVKLLQRLAPNLVDARVHHFGVGLRPTPADSLPLLGPVTNRPGLWVAAGHHRNGILLAPITAQLMRNAILDGDLAPLEPYAPERFATP from the coding sequence ATGACGACTGAGGTCGCCATCGTCGGCGGCGGCATCATTGGCTGCGCGCTCGCGTACGCCTTGGCCAAAGACGGTGTGCAGGTAGCCGTCTTCGAGCAAGAGCGCGTCGGCGGCCAAGCGCGCATCGCCGCGGCCGGCATCCTGGGGGCCGGTGTAGAAGGGGACGCCAAGAGCCCGCAATCCAATCTGGCCGCGCAATCGGCCAAACTCTACCCCGCCTTTGCAGCCGAGCTTGAGGCCGTCACCGGGCTGGACGCTACCTACACGCGTTCCGGCGCGCTCACCATCGTATTTGGCAAGACACAAGCCATGTTTCTCGAACACCAGGCCGGCGTGCTTGCCGCAGCGGGGCAGCGCGTTGCCTGGCTTGAGCCCGTCACCCTGCAAGCGACTGAGCCGTTGCTCTCCACTAAAGCGCGGGGCGCGCTCTTCTTCCAAGACGATGCTCACGTCTACGCGCCGCAACTCATGCACGTGCTCACACTGGCGGCTGTAGCCCTGGGTGTGACACTACACGAGTACACGCCGGTGCATAGCTTCCTCACCGCCGGTGAGCGCGTCACCGGATTGCAAACGGCTGCGGGTCCCGTGCACGCCGATCACGTCGTCATCGCCGCCGGAGCGTGGAGCCGGTCCCTCGGCGACCATTTGGGCATCAGCCTGCCGCTCAAGCCGACCCGCGGCCAGGTGATGGTGCTGGAGACGTACGACCGCCCGCTGCGGCGCGTGGTCTTTGGCGCCGGCGGCTACCTGGCGCCGAAGCAAGACGGACGCATCGTCGTCGGCGCCACCGAAGAAGACGCGGGTTTCGAGCGCGAGAACACCGCCGGCGGCGTGGCGTTTCTGGTCAAGCTATTGCAGAGGCTCGCCCCTAACCTCGTCGACGCGCGCGTGCACCACTTTGGGGTTGGACTGCGGCCCACGCCGGCCGACAGCTTGCCGCTGCTGGGACCGGTCACAAACCGGCCGGGCCTCTGGGTCGCCGCCGGCCACCACCGCAACGGCATCCTGCTCGCACCCATTACCGCGCAACTCATGCGCAACGCCATACTGGATGGCGACCTGGCGCCGCTGGAACCGTATGCTCCCGAGCGCTTTGCCACCCCGTGA